Proteins encoded together in one Carassius auratus strain Wakin chromosome 32, ASM336829v1, whole genome shotgun sequence window:
- the LOC113052211 gene encoding gastrula zinc finger protein XlCGF57.1-like isoform X1, translating to MAFIKEESEDVRIEETFRVKHEDTEEQTDLMLLKEENKMEEDQYEKHHDFITGEKSFSCSQTEKTSLKRNQKTGTRSSSTCQECGKSFSRKGSLNIHMRIHTGENPFTCQQCGKSFTQKGSLKIHMRIHTGENPFTCQQCGKSFTQRGSLKIHMRIHTGESPYTCTECGKSFIRRGSLKSHMTIHTGEKPYTCPQCEKCFTRKATLNAHMKIHTGNSPYTCKQCGKTFSQKGNLKTHMRIHNGERPYICGQCGKRFRSKVNLNYHIRIHSRKNCFICHQCGRSFTVRKLFKKHVITHSGEKPFSCLKCEKKFTYQKDVKRNLQSHYGKKVQHSECDQMFKKRSNCKNNLHIHSRGRPFKCDQCNKKFILPSLLQIHLKSHAYVKPHLCSLCGKSFKWLSNFKWHQKIRICMK from the exons ATGgcttttattaaagaggagagtgaagatgtgaggattgaagaaacattcagagtcaaacatgaagatactgaggaacaaacag ACTTGATGCTTCTGAAAGAGGAGAATAAAATGGAAGAAGATCAGTATGAGAAACATCATGATTTTATTACTGGAGAAAAATCTTTTAGTTGCTCACAGACTGAGAAGACCTCACTTAAAAGAAATCAGAAGACAGGAACAAGAAGTTCTTCCACTTGTCAagagtgtggaaaaagtttcagtCGAAAAGGAAGCCTTAACATTCACATgcgaattcacactggagagaatcctttcacctgccaacagtgtggaaaaagtttcactCAAAAAGGAAGCCTTAAAATTCACATgcgaattcacactggagagaatcctttcacctgccaacagtgtgggaaAAGTTTCACTCAGAGAGGAAGCCTTAAAATTCACATgcgaattcacactggagagagccCTTACACTTGCACggagtgtggaaaaagtttcattAGAAGAGGAAGCCTTAAAAGTCACATGacaattcacactggagagaagccttacacatgCCCTCAATGTGAAAAGTGTTTTACACGTAAAGCAACACTAAATGCccacatgaaaattcacactgGAAACAGTCCTTACACCTGCAAACAGTGCGGGAAGACCTTCTCACAAAAAGGAAATCTTAAGactcacatgagaattcacaatgGAGAGAGGCCGTACATATGTGGTCAATGTGGAAAGAGATTCAGAAGTAAAGTGAACCTGAATTACCACATAAGGATCCACTCAAGAAAGAACTGTTTTATATGTCATCAGTGTGGAAGAAGTTTCACAGTGAGGAAGCTCTTTAAGAAACATGTAATAACTCACTCAGGGGAGAAGCCATTCTCATGTCTTAAGTGTGAAAAGAAATTTACATATCAAAAAGACGTGAAACGTAATTTGCAGTCTCATTATGGAAAGAAAGTGCAGCATTCTGAATGtgatcaaatgtttaaaaaaaggagcaattgtaaaaataatttgcaCATTCACTCTAGAGGAAGGCCGTTTAAATGTGATCAGTGTAACAAAAAATTCATTTTGCCATCACTTTTACAGATACACCTGAAAAGTCATGCATATGTTAAACCCCATTTGTGTTCTTTGTGTGGGAAGAGTTTTAAATGGCTCAGCAATTTTAAATGGCACCAGAAAATACGTATCTGTATGAAATAA
- the LOC113052211 gene encoding gastrula zinc finger protein XlCGF8.2DB-like isoform X2, protein MLLKEENKMEEDQYEKHHDFITGEKSFSCSQTEKTSLKRNQKTGTRSSSTCQECGKSFSRKGSLNIHMRIHTGENPFTCQQCGKSFTQKGSLKIHMRIHTGENPFTCQQCGKSFTQRGSLKIHMRIHTGESPYTCTECGKSFIRRGSLKSHMTIHTGEKPYTCPQCEKCFTRKATLNAHMKIHTGNSPYTCKQCGKTFSQKGNLKTHMRIHNGERPYICGQCGKRFRSKVNLNYHIRIHSRKNCFICHQCGRSFTVRKLFKKHVITHSGEKPFSCLKCEKKFTYQKDVKRNLQSHYGKKVQHSECDQMFKKRSNCKNNLHIHSRGRPFKCDQCNKKFILPSLLQIHLKSHAYVKPHLCSLCGKSFKWLSNFKWHQKIRICMK, encoded by the coding sequence ATGCTTCTGAAAGAGGAGAATAAAATGGAAGAAGATCAGTATGAGAAACATCATGATTTTATTACTGGAGAAAAATCTTTTAGTTGCTCACAGACTGAGAAGACCTCACTTAAAAGAAATCAGAAGACAGGAACAAGAAGTTCTTCCACTTGTCAagagtgtggaaaaagtttcagtCGAAAAGGAAGCCTTAACATTCACATgcgaattcacactggagagaatcctttcacctgccaacagtgtggaaaaagtttcactCAAAAAGGAAGCCTTAAAATTCACATgcgaattcacactggagagaatcctttcacctgccaacagtgtgggaaAAGTTTCACTCAGAGAGGAAGCCTTAAAATTCACATgcgaattcacactggagagagccCTTACACTTGCACggagtgtggaaaaagtttcattAGAAGAGGAAGCCTTAAAAGTCACATGacaattcacactggagagaagccttacacatgCCCTCAATGTGAAAAGTGTTTTACACGTAAAGCAACACTAAATGCccacatgaaaattcacactgGAAACAGTCCTTACACCTGCAAACAGTGCGGGAAGACCTTCTCACAAAAAGGAAATCTTAAGactcacatgagaattcacaatgGAGAGAGGCCGTACATATGTGGTCAATGTGGAAAGAGATTCAGAAGTAAAGTGAACCTGAATTACCACATAAGGATCCACTCAAGAAAGAACTGTTTTATATGTCATCAGTGTGGAAGAAGTTTCACAGTGAGGAAGCTCTTTAAGAAACATGTAATAACTCACTCAGGGGAGAAGCCATTCTCATGTCTTAAGTGTGAAAAGAAATTTACATATCAAAAAGACGTGAAACGTAATTTGCAGTCTCATTATGGAAAGAAAGTGCAGCATTCTGAATGtgatcaaatgtttaaaaaaaggagcaattgtaaaaataatttgcaCATTCACTCTAGAGGAAGGCCGTTTAAATGTGATCAGTGTAACAAAAAATTCATTTTGCCATCACTTTTACAGATACACCTGAAAAGTCATGCATATGTTAAACCCCATTTGTGTTCTTTGTGTGGGAAGAGTTTTAAATGGCTCAGCAATTTTAAATGGCACCAGAAAATACGTATCTGTATGAAATAA